In Leptospira harrisiae, one genomic interval encodes:
- a CDS encoding CBS domain-containing protein, protein MSVKDILKDKASSVLSIEEDRNVLEATQMMVGAKVGSLIVTFQGKLVGIFTERDLMRVVAKDHANLDKIKLKDVMTTQLTVAGPEEDVDDILNNMITKRFRHMPVLDGDKIIGLISIGDAVKTKLTRTQAEMSILREYMYGPH, encoded by the coding sequence ATGTCCGTAAAAGATATTCTAAAAGACAAAGCGTCCTCTGTTCTTTCCATCGAAGAAGATAGAAATGTATTGGAAGCCACCCAGATGATGGTGGGTGCAAAAGTAGGATCTCTCATTGTGACCTTCCAGGGAAAACTGGTGGGAATCTTTACGGAACGAGATCTCATGCGAGTGGTCGCCAAAGACCATGCCAACCTAGACAAAATCAAACTAAAAGATGTAATGACCACTCAACTCACAGTGGCAGGCCCCGAAGAAGACGTGGATGATATCTTAAACAATATGATCACCAAAAGATTTCGCCATATGCCAGTTCTTGACGGGGATAAAATCATTGGTCTTATCTCCATTGGAGATGCAGTCAAAACCAAACTGACAAGAACCCAAGCGGAGATGAGTATACTCAGAGAGTATATGTACGGGCCGCACTAA
- a CDS encoding ribonuclease H-like domain-containing protein: MYGSHLKSSLQLFPGIGEKKEKQLFGVGVYDWVSLLQYQKQKNDPLLPSVSILEERLEELEHELSEANFSFFTTELPSLEYWRLWQNFPERFCFLDIETTGISESSVTTVVSLYQDKRMLTFERGKDLEFLFDSISPEDILVTYNGKRFDVPFLEREFRYRVKNPQLDLMNLLHSIGVKGGLKKSEVLLGLVRPEEIAGMDGRQAPLLWFEYQRTNNKEALEKLIAYNREDTKNLEIVLEKTIDRLTENRLF, from the coding sequence ATGTACGGATCTCATTTAAAGTCTAGCCTCCAACTGTTTCCAGGAATTGGTGAAAAAAAAGAAAAACAACTGTTTGGTGTTGGTGTTTATGATTGGGTATCTCTCCTCCAATACCAAAAACAAAAAAATGATCCTCTCCTTCCTTCTGTTTCCATTTTAGAGGAACGCCTCGAAGAATTAGAACACGAACTCTCTGAAGCCAATTTTAGTTTTTTTACTACAGAACTTCCAAGCCTTGAATACTGGAGGTTATGGCAGAACTTCCCCGAACGATTTTGTTTTTTAGACATTGAAACCACAGGAATTTCGGAATCCTCAGTCACTACAGTTGTGAGTCTCTACCAAGACAAACGGATGTTAACTTTTGAAAGAGGAAAAGATTTAGAATTTCTTTTTGATTCTATTTCTCCTGAAGACATCCTTGTGACTTACAATGGGAAAAGGTTTGATGTTCCCTTTTTAGAAAGGGAATTTCGTTATCGAGTCAAAAATCCGCAACTGGATTTGATGAATCTTTTGCATTCGATAGGAGTCAAAGGTGGTCTTAAAAAATCCGAAGTGTTACTGGGTCTTGTTCGACCCGAAGAGATAGCAGGAATGGATGGAAGGCAAGCACCACTACTTTGGTTTGAATACCAAAGGACTAATAACAAAGAAGCTTTAGAAAAACTAATCGCTTACAACAGAGAAGATACTAAAAATTTAGAAATTGTTTTGGAAAAAACAATCGATCGGCTAACAGAAAACCGTTTGTTTTAG
- a CDS encoding pyridoxal phosphate-dependent aminotransferase: MEPREFFIEDRLERFRLKAFCNLGESGLGFFRLEEVLRMANVSVSELSDIPMNDAPNQGSLELRKAIANLYPGVSPNQVLVTTGTGEALYLAFHLMVKPKTKVALIWPAFQALYEIPKMLGATIIQVPHEVAFQSSTWKEIDADLYILNHPHNPTGKTFPDSEWESLLGWFREKKKQVLFDEHYRFLPGVGFMGRTGVDTNHSFYGTGSFTKCFGVTGLRVGWLIAEESFIARARSFKDYLTHTVSPISEKIALGLLENKESFLPDIQSRVRNNIAKFTSLWKELPQTKDFTVPKGGLVGWLKLESGISSEVYADRLFEKTGVFVLPGSNFEVEGFLRIGFGETEERMAEGLKRWKECTDLI, translated from the coding sequence TTGGAACCTAGAGAATTTTTCATAGAAGACCGATTGGAACGTTTCCGCCTAAAGGCATTTTGCAATTTAGGGGAGAGTGGGCTTGGTTTTTTTCGTTTAGAAGAAGTGCTAAGGATGGCAAATGTTTCTGTCTCGGAACTTTCGGACATTCCTATGAATGATGCACCGAACCAAGGTTCCCTGGAATTACGTAAGGCAATTGCCAATTTGTATCCTGGTGTTTCGCCAAACCAAGTCCTTGTCACTACGGGAACTGGTGAGGCCTTGTACTTGGCATTTCATCTCATGGTAAAACCCAAAACCAAGGTGGCTCTCATTTGGCCTGCCTTCCAAGCATTGTATGAAATTCCCAAAATGTTAGGAGCCACAATCATCCAAGTGCCACATGAAGTCGCATTCCAATCTTCTACTTGGAAAGAAATTGATGCCGATCTTTATATCTTAAACCATCCCCACAATCCTACAGGAAAAACTTTTCCTGATTCCGAATGGGAAAGTCTTCTCGGTTGGTTTCGCGAAAAAAAGAAACAAGTTCTATTTGATGAACACTACCGGTTTTTACCAGGTGTCGGATTTATGGGAAGGACGGGTGTGGATACAAACCATTCTTTTTATGGAACTGGTTCTTTTACGAAATGTTTTGGAGTCACAGGGCTTAGGGTAGGATGGCTAATTGCAGAGGAATCTTTTATAGCAAGGGCCCGTTCTTTTAAAGACTACTTAACTCATACTGTTTCTCCCATTTCCGAAAAAATTGCCCTTGGACTTTTGGAAAATAAAGAATCGTTTTTGCCGGACATCCAGTCCCGGGTGCGAAACAATATCGCAAAGTTTACTTCGCTTTGGAAGGAACTTCCCCAGACCAAAGACTTTACTGTACCGAAAGGGGGACTTGTGGGCTGGCTGAAATTAGAATCAGGAATATCTTCCGAAGTATATGCCGACAGACTTTTTGAAAAAACGGGTGTTTTTGTTCTTCCAGGATCTAATTTTGAAGTAGAAGGTTTCCTTCGCATAGGATTTGGGGAAACGGAAGAGCGAATGGCAGAAGGCCTAAAGCGATGGAAAGAATGTACGGATCTCATTTAA
- a CDS encoding phospho-sugar mutase, with amino-acid sequence MLKPEDNILSWTKSPFSSEIQNEAKKALEDWKAGIRSELVDAYASPLTFGTGGIRGKIGNGIGKMNLYTVGRAALGFISYLRDTKKDASIVIAYDSRRLSKEFAELSAGIAAKLGVKVYIFPKVTPTPLLSYAIRYYKASGGIVITASHNPPEYNGFKAYLADGGQLVPPDDSLIIGRISGISDWSTIPLVKKTDKEYKKFVKSVGPVVFKTYLKDLKQAGILSSVKPKTRNDLGIVYSPLHGTGGDYMKEMLNFFGYKSVFLVPEQKKPDGEFPTVKYPNPEEKEALALCEFHAKKKKAATFIATDPDADRLGVGVRRPDGEYEYLNGNQIGSIMAAYLSERKKSKTKVYHLVKTIVTTDLQEAIAKKNGIKIKNVLTGFKYIAEEMKQIESKKNNVFLFGGEESYGYLPVPFVRDKDSLSSALLFVEILAEKGDLLSYLNAIYLKYGLYRESLYSLTLEGSSGQDKIKKSIETLRSENLIGKTIGGRKVVGVLDYETQKADGKAKTSAFKGMPKSNVIQVELEGNAKLTIRPSGTEPKVKVYSSFASLKKPKKQSEISSLWESLGKEISLAETEFLQLAGLK; translated from the coding sequence ATGTTGAAACCAGAAGACAATATCCTATCTTGGACGAAATCACCTTTTTCATCGGAAATCCAGAATGAAGCCAAAAAGGCTCTCGAAGATTGGAAGGCGGGGATCCGTTCGGAACTCGTCGATGCCTACGCAAGTCCACTCACTTTCGGAACGGGGGGAATTCGGGGAAAAATTGGAAATGGAATCGGCAAGATGAACCTCTATACGGTGGGTCGTGCTGCTCTTGGTTTTATCAGTTATTTAAGAGATACAAAAAAAGATGCCTCCATCGTCATCGCTTATGATTCAAGAAGGCTCTCTAAAGAATTTGCAGAACTCTCTGCGGGTATTGCCGCCAAACTAGGAGTAAAGGTTTATATTTTTCCTAAGGTTACTCCTACCCCACTTTTATCTTATGCCATCCGTTATTACAAAGCAAGTGGTGGGATTGTCATCACAGCATCTCACAATCCACCTGAGTATAATGGATTCAAAGCTTACCTTGCAGACGGAGGGCAACTGGTTCCTCCAGATGACTCACTTATCATTGGAAGGATTAGTGGGATCAGTGACTGGTCGACTATTCCTCTTGTCAAAAAAACAGACAAAGAATATAAAAAATTCGTAAAATCTGTAGGACCAGTAGTTTTCAAAACCTATTTAAAGGATTTAAAACAAGCAGGGATCCTTTCCTCAGTAAAACCAAAAACAAGAAATGATTTAGGAATCGTATACTCTCCGTTACATGGAACGGGTGGCGATTATATGAAAGAAATGTTAAATTTCTTTGGGTATAAATCGGTTTTCCTTGTTCCTGAACAAAAAAAACCGGACGGGGAATTTCCAACTGTAAAATACCCAAATCCAGAAGAAAAAGAAGCTCTCGCCTTATGTGAGTTTCACGCCAAAAAGAAAAAAGCAGCCACCTTCATTGCCACAGATCCAGATGCTGATAGACTGGGTGTAGGAGTTCGTCGTCCTGATGGGGAATACGAATACCTCAATGGAAACCAAATTGGTTCCATCATGGCAGCTTACCTTTCCGAAAGGAAAAAATCTAAAACCAAAGTCTATCATTTGGTAAAAACCATTGTGACAACTGACTTACAAGAAGCGATTGCGAAAAAAAACGGAATCAAAATCAAAAACGTACTCACGGGATTCAAATACATCGCAGAAGAGATGAAACAAATTGAATCAAAGAAAAATAATGTCTTCTTGTTTGGTGGTGAGGAATCTTACGGATACTTACCCGTACCCTTTGTTCGGGACAAAGACTCTTTATCCAGTGCTTTACTCTTTGTAGAAATCCTTGCTGAAAAAGGAGATCTCCTTTCCTACCTCAATGCGATTTATTTAAAATATGGATTGTACCGTGAAAGTTTGTATTCATTGACATTGGAAGGAAGTTCTGGCCAAGACAAAATTAAAAAATCCATCGAAACACTTAGGTCAGAAAACTTAATTGGGAAAACCATTGGTGGTAGAAAGGTTGTGGGAGTTTTAGATTACGAAACACAAAAAGCTGATGGAAAAGCCAAAACTTCTGCGTTCAAAGGAATGCCAAAATCCAATGTCATCCAAGTGGAACTGGAAGGAAATGCTAAA